A single region of the Mercenaria mercenaria strain notata chromosome 6, MADL_Memer_1, whole genome shotgun sequence genome encodes:
- the LOC128558110 gene encoding uncharacterized protein LOC128558110 yields MATGGSDKCRLSDETFDLLCTVCKRKGKNTEAEKYCVDCGDYYCLTCVKVHDDVPLLTGHKILGKGQFQSMSTGKQPPVPTERCDKHSHKHVDMYCQNHDDVGCSTCMAIEHRLCQDIFYIPDFIQNNARIVNPKNIQQELETSAKILDEYLDDFQQERQQILKSKADSIEEIRKFRQEINARLDEIEQNSVADTENRYKVLIKEIEDRMKLLLKNKASITSAKDKYASARSNVSQEFVNGKKGRKVARNAKACVEDSKAGFHRKDIKIIPDQIILPMLKEMNMLLKVAEKDSLLQAKNKKTPTVKIPSDTHVCNITSVCYLEDGSLILCDNNNKKLKHLDSSSYTVREYYDLPCFSWQVCPINKQEVAVSVYMKKEIHLISHSNKMRKTNEIKTDFECRGLAHADGNLYISDKHTSVYVYSVSGRKLKCISMDPSGQFKFNLPRLAVNKDGSKMYITCLNNGLIILDNNGQVVRKFNGPELQNPCGIFQTSSGSLLVASAGSSNVLQFGPTGQLIGEVIKPDDGKRGCQVVACNQQMTKMIICRLHDNNIEVYDII; encoded by the exons ATGGCTACTGGAGGAAGTGACAAATGTAGATTATCAGATGAAACATTTGACTTACTTTGTACAGTGTGTAAACGTAAAGGAAAAAATACAGAAGCCGAAAAATATTGTGTTGATTGTGGTGACTACTATTGTTTAACCTGTGTCAAAGTTCACGATGATGTCCCATTACTGACTGGGCATAAGATTCTCGGTAAGGGCCAGTTTCAGTCAATGTCTACTGGTAAACAGCCACCAGTTCCAACAGAAAGATGCGACAAACACAGTCATAAACATGTAGATATGTACTGCCAGAATCACGATGATGTTGGTTGTTCAACATGTATGGCTATTGAACacag gttATGTCAGGATATTTTCTACATACCAGACTTCATACAGAATAATGCAAGAATAGTAAATCCAAAGAACATTCAACAGGAACTTGAAACTTCTGCCAAGATCTTAGATGAATACCTTGACGACTTTCAACAAGAAAGACAACAAATCTTGAAAAGCAAGGCAGATTCAATTGAAGAAATCAGAAAATTTAGACAAGAAATTAATGCCAGGCTTGATGAAATAGAGCAGAACTCTGTAGCTGATACAGAGAATAGATACAAAGTACTGATAAAAGAGATAGAAGACAGAATGAAACTGTTGCTGAAAAATAAAGCTAGTATTACTTCAGCTAAAGATAAATATGCATCAGCTAGAAGTAATGTTTCCCAGGAGTTTGTTAATGGAAAGAAGGGGAGAAAAGTTGCTCGCAATGCTAAAGCCTGTGTAGAGGACAGTAAAGCTGGATTTCATAGGAAAGATATTAAAATCATCCCTGATCAGATAATACTGCCAATGCTGAAAGAAATGAATATGCTGTTGAAAGTAGCAGAGAAAGATTCTCTGCttcaagcaaaaaataaaaagacacCTACGGTGAAAATTCCATCAGATACACATGTCTGTAATATTACCTCTGTCTGCTATCTGGAAGATGGATCATTAATACTGTGTGATAACAACAACAAGAAGCTGAAACATTTAGACAGTTCCTCCTACACTGTTAGGGAGTATTATGATCTTCCTTGCTTTTCGTGGCAAGTGTGTCCCATCAATAAGCAGGAAGTTGCTGTGAGTgtgtatatgaaaaaagaaattcatcttATTTCCCACAGcaataaaatgagaaaaacaaatgaaataaaaactgacTTTGAATGTCGTGGTCTGGCCCATGCAGATGGCAATCTGTACATTTCAGACAAGCATACATCAGTTTACGTATACAGTGTATCAGGCAGAAAGCTGAAATGCATCAGTATGGACCCTTCAGGACAGTTCAAATTTAATCTACCCAGACTGGCTGTCAATAAGGATGGTTCCAAAATGTATATTACTTGCTTGAATAATGGACTCATCATATTAGACAATAATGGACAGGTTGTCAGGAAATTCAATGGTCCAGAGTTACAAAATCCCTGTGGAATATTTCAGACCAGCAGCGGTAGTTTGCTTGTTGCCTCCGCAGGTAGCAGCAATGTGCTGCAGTTTGGACCTACAGGACAACTTATTGGGGAGGTAATCAAACCTGATGATGGAAAACGTGGATGTCAAGTTGTTGCTTGTAATCAGCAAATGACCAAGATGATCATCTGTAGGTTACATGATAACAACattgaagtatatgatataatcTGA